From the Lactuca sativa cultivar Salinas chromosome 9, Lsat_Salinas_v11, whole genome shotgun sequence genome, the window CTCCGCCCTATCAACATTCCCTTAATTTCAATTTGATGCAGGTAATACACGACCAACtgtaagtctctctctctctctctatctctctctctaccCCTACTGTTCAACAACAACCTAGACACCCACCACCCCTCGTCTTCTCTCTGGTTCACCACGGCCACCAATGAAGCCCcattgttttatccaaaatggGCCCAAAATCATGAACATAATCAAGCCCTCTTGGAATGAAAATCTTCCCGCCCAAATAGTTCTATTGCCGACGTATCGTAGCCATTTATAAGTCGATTTCCTTACCCCAATATCCCCCAATCGCAAACgaatcaaaccctaaccctagattttTTGCTAACTAGGTATGTTTTCTTCCTCTTTTTCCTCGATGTCGACtctaatttttttcatttacaacCATTTTCGCTTCGATTTTTGACCTAGTTTGTTGTTTCGGTTGTTTCATTCAGGATCAAACGATGAAAGGAAGCAAATCAAGCGGTGCTACGAGGAAAGCCGATACCAAGTACGATTTAATCTAAGTATGTTTAAAACATACCATCTGCTAGGGTTtaatgttgtatttttttttcatcttcAATGAAATTAGGTTTTTGTTCTTCCTCAGGATCATGATTTCGGTACTTTTTAACAATTGTTTGTTGTAATTTTAGGTTGGCTGTAAAGAAGACTGCAGCCAAGGGGAAAGCAGCTAAGGATCCCAATAAACCCAAGAGACCCGCTAGCGCCTTCTTTGTGTTCATGTTAGTAGCTGTTCTTCGTTTATCACTACCTTCATGTTTTACTTCCATTTCCAAAGTTTAAATATTTTTCCTCTTGTTAATGTTATAAAGGGAGGACTTTAGAAAGCAGTTCAAAGAAGATCACCCTGACAACAAATCTGTTGCTGCTGTAAGTGATCTTCCTTTTTGCCTTTTGTCATCGAAACTTCTTAAGCTTTGTTTCAAGTATTCTGTATCTAGATTGAGTTGAGTTTGTGTTTttagattttgatttggatttcacTTGTGTATAATTATCAGGTTGGTAAAGCTGGTGGGGCAAAATGGAAGTTAAAACTATACTAGTGCTCTCTTTCCTTGGTTTTCATACTTATTATTATGATCCAGTTTCACTGAGCATGGTCGAACAAGCTGCAAAGCCACTTGCAAGGCCTGTAAGAGTAAGGCCCTGTTTTGTTTCTTGTCATTAAGTGATGTCTGgataaataatattataagttgttattattttttaagGTTTGGGTTTTAGATGCTACACCTGGAAAGGTACGTGCAGGTAGAGACGGAGATGATCATCCTGCTGAATTGATCATTTCTCTAAGAGCATTGCCTAACCAGGTGTGTTTTGTGTTGCATAAAGAGTAAcgactttttttttttggttattttataaATATCTAACTATATATTGTCCCATGATCTCACGTATTCACTTTCATATGCAATCTTGATGTATCTCATATACATGATTCTTGTTAAACTTTTACAATCTTAATTTTTCTATTATCTTTTTTCAAGGAAGGTCACATCAAAAATGGAGGTCATCAGTGGTCTTGTGCGTGAGGGGTTTTTGAATGATGTGGCTCAGGTAAATCTTTTTTTATAAGACAAATAATAAATCTATTTTCATCTTCATTTACTATTTTTCTTTCTCATTGTAGAGGGACCTGGGCTCACAGTTGGTGGCCAGTATATTTGAACTCGTTTGCAATCCTTTTCTGCTTTCCGCCAGTGGGGTGATTCTGAACAGGTATCTAACATTCAATATCaacatattttaattaaaaaaacttaatttttttgatGATGAAATTAAAGAATTTGCAATCACATCACCAGATCGAAGAATACGTATATTTTGGTATAGAACTGGTAAACTAAGACGTGTCTATGATGAATCACTTGAGGTAAGTAAATTTACTCTTTTGCCCTCAGTTTCATGACATTTAAACGTATATATCCTTAACTATTCTGAAGATTTAACCTAACTTTGGTTTGTTTAGaatgctcaagatcttcaaagaagCGATGTTCCTTTGTATCGATGATGCAACCAAGGGTAGGGATGTCTTTAAGGAAAAGCCTCCTCCTGATGAACTTATGGCTGCATCAGATATTGGAAAGTCTGTTACAACATCTCTTCCAGAAAATGTCTGTTACAACATCTCTTCCAGAAAATGTGGTAAGTAGCCTACTTtttgcttttaaaatgatttatttgattttaataaataataattaatatctTTGATGATATATATATTTACCAGATTATGCACACAACATTTcacatattatttttttgttttttgtatgccaagattcaatttttaatatttttttatacctTGGCAAGATTTATTGACTTTCCAACTCTGTTATAACATAAGGAGTGTTGCCTTTCTAGACTGAATAGACCATCTAAACGAGACTAAATGACCATTAAAaatgctaaaaatgaaaaaaaaaatacgagTTATAAACTAACCTTTGGAACATGGATGAAAACCATCCTTTCTTCTTTGAATCTACTTTCTTATTTGTCTCTGCTTCATCATCATCTGTGCATCATTCCTCTGATTTTTGTTTATTCAACTACATTTATAAAGATCTTgtcatatttttttatgttttttttttacttttcagcTCTAGTGGAAGCTCTGTCTGCATTAGTTCTTGTTGTTCTGTTTTTTGGTTCAAAAATTTGGAACTGCAAGAGCGAGCTTTTTGTTCTCACCTATTATGGGTGCATGGACATTGACTACTCCTTTTATTGGAATTTACAACATCATATATCATTACCTTTCTATTTTCAAGGCAATATCTCCACATTATATCTATCAATTCTTCTCAAGGAATGGCCATGAGGGATGGTTGTTGCTTAATGGTATGGTCCTTTGCATAACAGGTAAGagctttcttccttttttttctttttttaatttttttctgttAAATTTATGGATGGATAAATGATATCTGTCTCTTGAAAGTAATGAATGAACATATAGACTGGTTATTTattgagtaaatgaccattttacccttctacctAGAAGTGATGCTGAATAGaggttaagtgtttttgaattgaAGTTTTAAATGATAAAAATTACTATTATTTTTGTTGAcaaaactacaaaattggttttggtccctgaaag encodes:
- the LOC128128852 gene encoding HMG1/2-like protein, producing MKGSKSSGATRKADTKLAVKKTAAKGKAAKDPNKPKRPASAFFVFMEDFRKQFKEDHPDNKSVAAVSDLPFCLLSSKLLKLCFKYSVGKAGGAKWKLKLY